One window from the genome of Nicotiana tomentosiformis chromosome 5, ASM39032v3, whole genome shotgun sequence encodes:
- the LOC138893196 gene encoding uncharacterized protein produces the protein MDRKCRYYVWGSIDEKRKVALVSWKKICKPKKNGALNIKSCKLWNIASVRKRIWQLATKADSLWIRWVYGVYMRGNQDIWIHTPPVDSIWYWRKLNSIKSVMTNWYNNGTYCLTINGAYSVSRSYISLLGSMEKMLEADLVWNNIMLPRHRFIVWLANQEKLLTKERLIRVHIPVDDGMCCLCDENKVESQLHLFTECSWTVKLQDELEM, from the coding sequence ATGGATAGGAAATGTCGGTATTACGTATGGGGAAGCATAGATGAGAAGAGGAAAGTTGCACTAGTCTCCTGGAAAAAGATATGCAAGCCAAAGAAGAATGGGGCGTTGAATATCAAAAGTTGTAAATTGTGGAATATTGCTTCTGTTAGAAAACGGATTTGGCAATTGGCAACCAAAGCAGATTCACTATGGATTAGATGGGTATATGGAGTATATATGAGAGGGAATCAGGATATCTGGATTCACACTCCACCTGTTGACAGCATCTGGTACTGGAGGAAGCTTAATTCCATTAAATCAGTTATGACAAATTGGTACAATAATGGCACCTACTGTTTAACAATAAATGGTGCATATTCTGTCAGTAGAAGCTATATTAGCTTACTAGGAAGCATGGAGAAAATGTTAGAAGCTGATTTAGTATGGAACAACATTATGCTACCTAGACATAGGTTTATAGTATGGTTGGCTAATCAAGAGAAGCTGTTAACAAAAGAGAGGTTGATCCGAGTCCATATACCAGTAGATGATGGAATGTGTTGCTTATGTGATGAGAACAAGGTTGAAAGCCAGCTACACCTCTTTACTGAGTGTAGTTGGACAGTGAAATTGCAAGATGAACTAGAAATGTGA
- the LOC138893197 gene encoding uncharacterized protein, with product MEVEDPMRSLLLLWNDLIPVCPEVFMPYIDFLIEGFKDLMPTVIEHHRCGVAAAKASVKLVLYLGNTANYSKFYDLMGYVMLTLFMALGEEVLVCSLLEDLIILAGAETEFFTVQIDVIISSMVKVVENLELKERTWQLAIEFVLIVAEDVVSKLLSQLIVMLVHIEDDPNWGNAISDDENAGELSMCSYAMESLGRLAIALGGNVILPSCLEYLFSFLYDENWRIRHAGVTAIGLISEGCSKALLQEMGQLVETVVMLIHDTHPRVRWATIHAIGQLSKYLSPHFQKQYHQQILPALREVLDDFDNPRLQRGMTMMKEAALATLASLAISSQEDAACIYDSIMPYLKVILLTATKDTSRVHLTKSLECLTMIAMAVGNLAILDYVEKVTSALISLQETHMEVEDPMRSLLLQARGRLCKCFGTDFLPYLSVSMLVVLKSAQLKNYLSVSNNSDTEDSDDESMIKVTSGNKKIGIRSALLEGKALACHILCCFAAELKEGQHLWVNEVVSGLVPNLTFKFSQEVRMGAISVMALLLHSADFAVRKGLPVTGCEGN from the exons ATGGAGGTAGAAGATCCAATGAGGAGCCTTTTGTTATTATGGAATGATTTGATTCCTGTTTGTCCTGAGGTTTTTATGCCTTATATTGATTTCTTGATTGAGGGTTTTAAAGATCTTATGCCTACTGTAATAGAACATCATCGGTGTGGTGTTGCTGCTGCTAAGGCATCTGTAAAATTGGTTTTGTATTTGGGAAACACCGCGAATTATAGCAAGTTTTATGATCTTATGGGGTATGTAATGTTGACTTTGTTTATGGCATTAGGTGAGGAAGTTCTTGTGTGTAGTcttcttgaggatttgataatTTTGGCCGGGGCAGAAACTGAGTTTTTTACGGTTCAGATTGATGTTATAATATCTTCAATGGTGAAAGTAGTAGAGAATTTGGAGTTAAAAGAGAGGACATGGCAACTTGCTATAGAGTTTGTTTTAATAGTTGCTGAGGATGTTGTTTCTAAGTTGCTTAGTCAGCTAATTGTGATGTTAGTACATATTGAAGATGATCCTAATTGGGGAAATGCAATTAGTGATGATGAAAATGCAGGGGAGTTGAGTATGTGTAGTTATGCTATGGAAAGTTTGGGTAGGTTAGCAATTGCATTGGGAGGAAATGTGATTTTGCCTAGTTGCCTTGAGTATTTgttcagcttcttgtatgatGAAAACTGGAGAATTCGTCATGCTGGTGTTACTGCAATTGGTCTGATTTCCGAGGGTTGCTCAAAG GCATTGTTGCAGGAGATGGGGCAGCTTGTAGAGACTGTTGTGATGCTAATTCATGATACGCATCCCCGAGTGCGCTGGGCAACAATTCATGCAATTGGTCAGCTTTCAAAGTATCTGAGCCCACATTTTCAAAAGCAATATCATCAACAGATCCTCCCTGCTTTGCGAGAAGTTTTAGATGATTTTGACAATCCTAGGTTGCAG AGAGGAATGACGATGATGAAGGAAGCCGCTCTGGCAACTTTAGCTTCTTTAGCTATTTCATCACAG GAGGACGCTGCATGCATATATGATTCTATAATGCCTTATCTGAAAGTTATCTTGCTAACTGCTACTAAAGATACAAGTCGCGTGCACCTTACCAAATCCTTGGAATGCTTGACCATGATCGCAATGGCTGTTGGAAATCTAGCAATCCTTGATTATGTTGAAAAG GTCACTTCTGCGCTCATTTCACTGCAAGAAACTCACATGGAGGTAGAAGATCCAATGAGGAGCCTTTTGTTACAA GCACGGGGTAGACTATGCAAATGCTTCGGGACAGATTTCCTTCCTTATCTGAGTGTTTCCATGCTCGTTGTACTAAAATCTGCTCAGCTAAAGAATTATTTGAGTGTTTCCAACAATTCAGACACAGAGGATTCtgatgatgaaag CATGATTAAAGTCACTTCTGGGAATAAAAAGATCGGGATAAGAAGCGCACTTCTGGAAGGAAAAGCCTTGGCCTGTCATATACTATGCTGCTTTGCAGCTGAGTTAAAGGAAGGGCAGCATTTATGGGTTAATGAG GTTGTTAGTGGTTTAGTTCCAAATCTTACCTTTAAATTCAGCCAAGAAGTAAGAATGGGCGCCATTTCTG TAATGGCATTACTGTTGCATTCAGCTGATTTTGCTGTGAGGAAAGGGCTTCCTGTAACAGGATGCG AAGGTAATTAA